The Acidobacteriota bacterium genome contains a region encoding:
- a CDS encoding D-alanine--D-alanine ligase yields the protein MAEKLKIAILYDTWGEEETEVQPEPKRKSRKRTRRRREKHDREEIFEALEKLGHEPSYIALDGTDKTLSALGKSDADLFFNLTESYAGDDTKEMHVAAYLDLLGRMYTGAGPQALYLAQDKSLAKKLFKFHEIRSPYFATCYRGRLDHAEDVNFPLIVKPTSEDGSIGIDQNSVVNSVKELMERIHYIQEEFDSPALIEEYIEGREIYAAVIGNENAEALPLIELDLSKLPEGMPKVAGTEVKWEKDSEAYKVTKSAPAEDLEEDVIERLSKTALATYHTLQLRDYGRIDMRLTSKGEVYVIEANPNPWLSSNSEFFMAAKKSGRSYTEMVAEIVEFARADRRRRDRVRIG from the coding sequence ATGGCTGAAAAACTCAAAATAGCGATCCTGTACGACACTTGGGGCGAGGAAGAAACAGAAGTACAGCCCGAGCCGAAACGCAAATCGCGCAAGCGGACTCGCCGTCGTCGCGAGAAGCACGATCGTGAGGAGATTTTCGAGGCGCTGGAGAAACTGGGCCACGAGCCCAGTTACATTGCCCTCGATGGTACGGATAAAACACTTTCCGCTCTGGGCAAGAGTGATGCCGATTTATTCTTTAATCTCACAGAGTCTTACGCCGGAGATGACACGAAAGAGATGCACGTCGCTGCGTATCTCGATCTGCTCGGGCGCATGTACACCGGAGCAGGTCCGCAGGCGCTATATCTGGCTCAGGACAAATCGCTGGCAAAGAAGCTCTTCAAGTTTCACGAAATCCGGAGTCCGTATTTCGCTACTTGCTATCGCGGGCGCCTTGATCATGCAGAAGATGTCAACTTTCCCCTAATAGTGAAGCCAACATCGGAAGACGGATCAATTGGTATCGACCAGAACTCGGTGGTTAATTCCGTAAAGGAGTTGATGGAGCGGATTCACTACATACAAGAAGAGTTCGACTCACCTGCGTTGATCGAGGAGTACATCGAAGGTCGCGAAATCTACGCTGCCGTGATCGGAAACGAGAATGCCGAAGCGCTCCCATTGATCGAGCTTGATCTCTCCAAGCTTCCAGAAGGCATGCCGAAGGTTGCCGGAACGGAAGTGAAGTGGGAGAAGGACAGCGAGGCGTACAAGGTCACAAAGTCGGCTCCGGCAGAAGATCTCGAGGAAGATGTAATAGAACGACTTTCCAAAACTGCCCTCGCTACCTATCACACACTCCAACTCCGTGATTACGGCCGCATTGACATGCGGCTCACGTCCAAAGGAGAGGTGTACGTTATTGAGGCCAATCCGAATCCATGGCTTTCCAGCAACTCTGAATTCTTTATGGCAGCCAAGAAATCCGGCAGATCATACACGGAAATGGTCGCGGAAATCGTGGAGTTCGCTCGCGCGGATCGACGGCGACGTGACCGTGTCCGGATTGGTTAA